One Neodiprion pinetum isolate iyNeoPine1 chromosome 1, iyNeoPine1.2, whole genome shotgun sequence genomic window carries:
- the LOC124217287 gene encoding synaptic vesicle glycoprotein 2C isoform X2, which translates to MDDPRVNGKRCSPSKIAIGNFTAGLEPQPQLYTIEKSERPKDESVEFDRAITLCGYGKYHYELVLLCGLIFMSAGFQNGLNAYILPSAACDLQLSSEEKGLLNVAFLAGGTSSAMLWGIIADVFGRKNILLGTLIADGTITIISSLSQSFQTLFVFRFLNGFVIGAPGCLVFSYLGEFHAEKQRAKSICYVGFFFTLAWLVLPGLAWAIIPMTFELRINGLQFNSWRLFVALVGIPTVISSILLIRFPESPKFLVSQGKSKEALKILRGIFVANTSHSIHDYPVKTLLANDTAIVNEEASIEKSKFGITQLLQSIWKQICYLFTPPLLKYAVLFSIMLFANMFGYYGLGLWLPELFNRFETYYKLHPNTTVTVCELATFSVPANPLAEAITQTQNVILVGNSTASDDILKGIPCSGTIDEQVFVNTLTVNAVSLLGNVASGYLADRLGRRTMPVGTMVFAGVFGCSIYFLRSASQNLIVACLFSTFIATGNTVLNSVIVDIFPTHVSAMAICLATLSGRIGAIASNLLFGLLLDINCGVPIFLVGGVVIFGGLLGFLIPKKGVITNKYCDNNMAVASA; encoded by the exons ATGGACGATCCAAGGGTGAACGGAAAACGCTGCTCCCCGTCAAAAATCGCCATCGGCAATTTTACCGCGGGGCTGGAACCGCAGCCACAGCTCTACACGATCG AAAAATCGGAAAGGCCGAAGGATGAATCTGTAGAATTCGACAGGGCGATTACACTATGTG GATACGGAAAATATCACTACGAGCTCGTCCTTCTCTGCGGTTTGATCTTCATGTCAGCTGGGTTTCAGAATGGTCTGAATGCCTACATACTGCCATCAGCAGCATGCGACCTCCAATTGTCATCGGAGGAAAAGGGACTGCTTAACGTAGCTTTTTTGGCCG GTGGAACTTCGAGCGCTATGCTCTGGGGTATCATCGCCGACGTATTTGGCAGGAAGAATATTTTGCTGGGCACTTTAATCGCCGATGGAACCATCACCATCATATCAAGCCTCTCGCAGAGCTTTCAAACTCTTTTTGTCTTCCGATTTCTCAACGGCTTCGT GATTGGCGCACCTGGATGTCTCGTATTTTCATACCTGGGTGAATTCCACGCGGAGAAACAACGCGCGAAAAGCATATGCTACGTCGGTTTCTTCTTCACTTTGGCTTGGCTGGTGCTTCCAG GATTGGCTTGGGCGATAATACCGATGACCTTCGAGCTTCGAATCAACGGTCTGCAGTTCAATTCCTGGCGATTGTTCGTCGCCCTTGTCGGTATCCCGACCGTAATCAGCAGCATTCTGCTTATACGATTCCCGGAGAGTCCAAAGTTCCTAGTTTCCCAAGGGAAGTCTAAGGAAGCCTTGAAAATTCTGCGTGGTATATTCGTTGCGAATACTAGTCACAGCATTCACGATTATCCG GTGAAAACACTCCTGGCTAACGATACGGCGATCGTGAACGAGGAAGCCAGCATTGAGAAGAGCAAATTCGGCATTACCCAACTTCTGCAAAGCATCTGGAAGCAGATTTGCTACCTCTTCACGCCTCCGCTCCTCAAGTACGCGGTTCTCTTCTCGATCATGCTCTTCGCCAACATGTTCGG GTACTACGGCCTTGGTCTGTGGCTGCCGGAGCTGTTCAACCGCTTCGAGACGTACTACAAGCTGCACCCGAACACGACCGTGACCGTCTGTGAATTGGCCACCTTCTCGGTCCCGGCAAATCCGTTGGCCGAAGCGATAACCCAGACGCAAAACGTCATCCTCGTAGGAAACAGCACCGCCTCGGACGACATCCTTAAGGGAATCCCCTGCAGCGGGACCATCGACGAGCAGGTCTTCGTCAACACGTTGACGGTGAACGCGGTGAGCCTCCTGGGTAACGTGGCTTCCGGCTACCTCGCCGATCGCCTTGGCCGACGAACGATGCCAG TTGGCACGATGGTGTTCGCCGGTGTCTTCGGCTGCTCGATATACTTCCTCAGATCGGCATCCCAGAACCTGATCGTCGCCTGCCTCTTCTCGACTTTCATAGCGACTGGTAACACGGTCCTGAACAGCGTGATCGTTGACATTTTTCCGACGCACGTCAGCGCGATGGCTATTTGTTTGGCTACGTTGTCGGGAAGAATCGGCGCCATCGCCAGCAATCTCCTCTTCGGTTTACTCCTCGACATTAACTGCGGTGTCCCGATATTCCTCGTTGGGGGTGTAGTCATAT TTGGCGGACTGTTGGGCTTTCTTATACCGAAAAAAGGAGTTataacgaataaatattgtGACAATAATATGGCCGTTGCATCGGCCTAG
- the LOC124217287 gene encoding synaptic vesicle glycoprotein 2C isoform X1, with the protein MSGTCLFPKSLVTMDTEEKWHICYTEKSERPKDESVEFDRAITLCGYGKYHYELVLLCGLIFMSAGFQNGLNAYILPSAACDLQLSSEEKGLLNVAFLAGGTSSAMLWGIIADVFGRKNILLGTLIADGTITIISSLSQSFQTLFVFRFLNGFVIGAPGCLVFSYLGEFHAEKQRAKSICYVGFFFTLAWLVLPGLAWAIIPMTFELRINGLQFNSWRLFVALVGIPTVISSILLIRFPESPKFLVSQGKSKEALKILRGIFVANTSHSIHDYPVKTLLANDTAIVNEEASIEKSKFGITQLLQSIWKQICYLFTPPLLKYAVLFSIMLFANMFGYYGLGLWLPELFNRFETYYKLHPNTTVTVCELATFSVPANPLAEAITQTQNVILVGNSTASDDILKGIPCSGTIDEQVFVNTLTVNAVSLLGNVASGYLADRLGRRTMPVGTMVFAGVFGCSIYFLRSASQNLIVACLFSTFIATGNTVLNSVIVDIFPTHVSAMAICLATLSGRIGAIASNLLFGLLLDINCGVPIFLVGGVVIFGGLLGFLIPKKGVITNKYCDNNMAVASA; encoded by the exons ATGTCGGGAACTTGTCTCTTCCCTAAAAGTCTCGTCACAATGGACACGGAAGAAAAATGGCACATCTGTTACACTG AAAAATCGGAAAGGCCGAAGGATGAATCTGTAGAATTCGACAGGGCGATTACACTATGTG GATACGGAAAATATCACTACGAGCTCGTCCTTCTCTGCGGTTTGATCTTCATGTCAGCTGGGTTTCAGAATGGTCTGAATGCCTACATACTGCCATCAGCAGCATGCGACCTCCAATTGTCATCGGAGGAAAAGGGACTGCTTAACGTAGCTTTTTTGGCCG GTGGAACTTCGAGCGCTATGCTCTGGGGTATCATCGCCGACGTATTTGGCAGGAAGAATATTTTGCTGGGCACTTTAATCGCCGATGGAACCATCACCATCATATCAAGCCTCTCGCAGAGCTTTCAAACTCTTTTTGTCTTCCGATTTCTCAACGGCTTCGT GATTGGCGCACCTGGATGTCTCGTATTTTCATACCTGGGTGAATTCCACGCGGAGAAACAACGCGCGAAAAGCATATGCTACGTCGGTTTCTTCTTCACTTTGGCTTGGCTGGTGCTTCCAG GATTGGCTTGGGCGATAATACCGATGACCTTCGAGCTTCGAATCAACGGTCTGCAGTTCAATTCCTGGCGATTGTTCGTCGCCCTTGTCGGTATCCCGACCGTAATCAGCAGCATTCTGCTTATACGATTCCCGGAGAGTCCAAAGTTCCTAGTTTCCCAAGGGAAGTCTAAGGAAGCCTTGAAAATTCTGCGTGGTATATTCGTTGCGAATACTAGTCACAGCATTCACGATTATCCG GTGAAAACACTCCTGGCTAACGATACGGCGATCGTGAACGAGGAAGCCAGCATTGAGAAGAGCAAATTCGGCATTACCCAACTTCTGCAAAGCATCTGGAAGCAGATTTGCTACCTCTTCACGCCTCCGCTCCTCAAGTACGCGGTTCTCTTCTCGATCATGCTCTTCGCCAACATGTTCGG GTACTACGGCCTTGGTCTGTGGCTGCCGGAGCTGTTCAACCGCTTCGAGACGTACTACAAGCTGCACCCGAACACGACCGTGACCGTCTGTGAATTGGCCACCTTCTCGGTCCCGGCAAATCCGTTGGCCGAAGCGATAACCCAGACGCAAAACGTCATCCTCGTAGGAAACAGCACCGCCTCGGACGACATCCTTAAGGGAATCCCCTGCAGCGGGACCATCGACGAGCAGGTCTTCGTCAACACGTTGACGGTGAACGCGGTGAGCCTCCTGGGTAACGTGGCTTCCGGCTACCTCGCCGATCGCCTTGGCCGACGAACGATGCCAG TTGGCACGATGGTGTTCGCCGGTGTCTTCGGCTGCTCGATATACTTCCTCAGATCGGCATCCCAGAACCTGATCGTCGCCTGCCTCTTCTCGACTTTCATAGCGACTGGTAACACGGTCCTGAACAGCGTGATCGTTGACATTTTTCCGACGCACGTCAGCGCGATGGCTATTTGTTTGGCTACGTTGTCGGGAAGAATCGGCGCCATCGCCAGCAATCTCCTCTTCGGTTTACTCCTCGACATTAACTGCGGTGTCCCGATATTCCTCGTTGGGGGTGTAGTCATAT TTGGCGGACTGTTGGGCTTTCTTATACCGAAAAAAGGAGTTataacgaataaatattgtGACAATAATATGGCCGTTGCATCGGCCTAG